In Kwoniella pini CBS 10737 chromosome 4, complete sequence, one DNA window encodes the following:
- a CDS encoding protein transporter SEC24 has protein sequence MSQEIHLPQGWEARWDGQSNAYIYVEQSTGRSQWEVPTQPSYGSSPAPQQSAPSSRPGRRQYPTAQIQQVYGGGGYDAQPQQQPITAPGYPDQGGAQQQPQYFTPGFGGQDAQQPSYGQQPQQPAYGGQQAPAYGQQGGYGGAQQQPVDQMNNQFQQMNMGYQGQGQAPNHGGPQLHSIQTVNLIGMQPDVSGLDAPPPPSLLPPNASVTASPHIQPDPSYQRCTLTSMPTTQSLLNKSKLPLALVMAPYRSFRESDGDDPVPVIEDSVIARCRRCRAYINPFVTFIEGGNRWKCCMCGLSNEVPQLFDWNQVENKQADRWARKELNHSVVEFIAPTEYMVRPPQPPVYAFVIDVSQQAVQSGMVAVAARTILESLDNIPNADKRTKIAIIAVSTSLHFFSLPVGATEASMLVVSDLTDVFLPKPVDLLVNLTESRPAIESLLGKLSDMFQDSHTVGNALGSALQAAHQLIGKIGGKIIALTATLPTLGEGVLKARDDPKLLGTSKESSLLNAASSFYKTFAIECSKQQVAVDMFLFSTSYTDVATLSCLPRYTAGQTYLYPGFNASRSEDAIKFATEFSKVLAMPIGLEAVIRVRASRGIRMSAFHGNFFIRSTDLLALPVVPTDQNYVIELQLEDDIKGSFVVLQTAILHTTCYGERRIRVITQAMPTTDSISELYGSADQVAIATYLTNKAVERSMSHSLDDARNTITNKLGDMLSVYKNQVTSSAGASAQLAVPDNLKLLPLLCCALVKHVGLREGASIPPDLRAYAQCLLTTLPCQSLIPYIHPRFYSLHNMPPEAGNPGDDGIIALPPALNLTSERLERHGLFLIEDGQNIFIWVGHEAVPRLIQDVFDLNSYGELQGGKTTLPLLDNPFSQRVNNIIAKTRELRRGVYRPHVYVVKSDAEPALRSWALSLLVEDRMDHMSSYAQYLTTVKSKVSLYV, from the exons ATGTCTCAGGAGATACACCTTCCGCAAGGCTGGGAAGCTAGATG GGATGGGCAATCGAATGCGTACATCTATGTCG AGCAATCAACTGGTAGATCTCAATGGGAAGTTCCAACTCAACCTTCCTACGGCTCATCTCCTGCTCCTCAACAATCCGCTCCATCTAGTCGACCAGGTCGTCGGCAGTATCCTACTGCTCAGATTCAGCAAGTGTATGGTGGAGGAGGCTATGATGCCcaacctcaacaacaacctaTAACTGCTCCAGGATATCCAGATCAAGGTGGAGCTCAACAGCAACCTCAATACTTTACACCTGGATTTGGTGGACAAGATGCTCAACAGCCTTCTTACGGCCAACAACCTCAACAACCTGCTTATGGTGGTCAACAAGCCCCTGCGTATGGTCAACAAGGTGGATATGGTGGtgctcaacaacaacctGTAGATCAAATGaacaatcaatttcaacaaatgAACATGGGTTATCAAGGTCAAGGTCAAGCTCCAAACCATGGAGGCCCCCAATTGCACTCAATCCAAACCGTCAATTTGATTGGTATGCAACCCGACGTATCTGGGTTAGATGCTCCTCCCCCTCCTTCACTCCTACCACCCAATGCTTCAGTGACAGCTTCTCCACACATTCAACCTGATCCATCATACCAACGATGTACCTTAACCTCCATGCCTACAACCCAATCTTTGCTTaataaatccaaattaCCTTTAGCATTAGTCATGGCGCCTTATAGGTCATTCAGAGAGTCTGATGGAGACGATCCAGTTCCGGTTATAGAAGACAGTGTGATTGCaagatgtagaagatgtAGGGCATACATCAACCCTTTCGTGACCTTCATTGAGGGTGGAAATAGGTGGAAATGTTGCATGTGTGGATTGAGTAATGAAGTACCTCAATTGTTCGATTGGAATCAGGTGGAGAACAAACAAGCGGATAGATGGGCTAGAAAGGAATTAAACCACTCTGTAGTCGAATTTATCGCGCCAACCGAGTATATGGTCAGACCACCTCAACCACCTGTATATGCCTTCGTTATCGATGTCAGTCAACAAGCTGTTCAATCTGGTATGGTGGCTGTTGCTGCTCGAACGATCTTAGAAAGTTTAGATAATATTCCAAACGCGGATAAGAGGACTAAAATCGCCATTATCGCTGTCTCGACTTCTTTACACTTCTTTTCTCTACCCGTTGGCGCTACTGAAGCCTCCATGTTGGTAGTCTCCGACTTAACGGATGTCTTCCTGCCCAAACCCGTTGACTTATTGGTAAACTTGACGGAATCGCGTCCAGCTATAGAATCCCTTTTAGGCAAATTGAGTGACATGTTCCAAGATTCCCATACCGTTGGCAACGCCCTTGGATCAGCCCTTCAAGCTGCTCATCAACTTATCGGAAAGATCGGAGGAAAGATTATCGCTTTGACAGCTACACTGCCAACCCTTGGAGAGGGCGTTCTGAAAGCTAGAGATGATCCCAAATTACTCGGTACCAGCAAGGAATCTTCCTTACTCAATGCTGCTTCCAGCTTCTACAAGACTTTTGCTATCGAATGTTCGAAACAACAAGTCGCTGTCGATATGTTCCTCTTCTCCACTTCTTATACAGACGTAGCGACCCTCTCATGTCTACCAAGGTACACTGCTGGTCAAACATACTTGTATCCAGGATTCAACGCTTCGAGATCTGAAGATGCCATCAAATTCGCTACCGAATTCAGCAAAGTCTTAGCTATGCCAATAGGTTTAGAAGCTGTTATCAGAGTTAGAGCATCAAGAGGAATTAGGATGTCAGCATTCCATGGAAACTTCTTTATACGATCAACCGATTTGCTCGCATTACCGGTTGTACCTACTGACCAGAATTACGTTATTGAATTGCAATTGGAAGACGATATCAAGGGTTCATTCGTAGTCCTTCAAACTGCTATTCTGCATACAACATGCTACGGTGAAAGACGAATCAGAGTCATCACTCAAGCTATGCCTACAACAGACTCGATAAGCGAACTATACGGCTCAGCGGATCAAGTTGCAATCGCTACCTATTTGACCAATAAAGCTGTCGAAAGATCCATGTCTCATTCACTAGACGACGCAAGAAACACTATAACGAATAAACTTGGAGATATGCTTAGTGTGTACAAAAATCAAGTCACCTCTTCAGCTGGTGCATCCGCACAATTAGCAGTACCTGACAACCTGAAATTACTTCCTCTCCTTTGTTGCGCATTGGTTAAACACGTTGGATTGAGAGAGGGAGCATCAATTCCACCGGACCTCAGAGCATACGCTCAATGTCTCCTCACGACCTTACCATGTCAATCGCTTATACCATATATCCACCCAAGGTTCTATTCTTTGCACAATATGCCTCCAGAAGCTGGAAATCCTGGTGATGACGGTATAATCGCACTTCCACCTGCCCTCAATTTGACTTCGGAAAGATTAGAAAGGCATGGATTATTCCTTATCGAAGATGGTCAaaacattttcatttggGTAGGACATGAAGCTGTACCTCGACTTATTCAAGATGTGTTTGATCTAAACTCTTATGGCGAATTACAAGGAGGTAAAACAACATTACCATTATTAGATAATCCATTCTCACAACGAGTTAATAATATTATCGCAAAGACAAGAGAATTAAGAAGAGGTGTATATAGACCACACGTTTATGTAGTTAAATCTGATGCTGAACCTGCATTAAGATCATGGGCTTTAAGTTTATTAGTTGAAGATAGAATGGATCATATGAGTAGTTATGCTCAATATTTAACAACTGTTAAAtcgaaggtgagtttataTGTTTAG
- a CDS encoding tRNA (guanine-N(7)-)-methyltransferase: protein MSKRTHDQVEEMEAGPSTVTSTSTSSLTPATNGSNDVNIGLLQLPQKRFYRQRAHANVFVDHELDYPKSPSEMDWSYHYPKYFTHPDQTEPSSIQNEKKVEWADVGCGFGGLLMALAPMFPDTLMLGMEIRMSVTKYVTDRIAATRQYQSMLPSNSTERENGEYQNVSVIRANAMKHIGNFFEKGQLSKIFFLFPDPHFKNRKQKARIITPGLLAEYAYVLKPGGILYTVTDVKDLHEWMALHLNNHPLFIPIPNEELTGDAILEAARTSTEEGKKVERNKGDKWVACFRRAENPED from the exons ATGTCCAAGAGAACTCACGATCAAgtagaagaaatggaagctggaccttctaCTGTCACTTCGACGTCAACCTCATCATTGACTCCAGCTACCAATGGTTCGAACGATGTCAATATTGGGTTATTGCAATTACCTCAG AAACGATTCTATAGACAACGAGCACATGCGAATGTATTTGTAGACCATGAATTGGATTA CCCAAAATCACCATCAGAAATGGATTGGTCATATCATTATCCAAAATATTTCACACATCCAGATCAAACTGAACCATCTTCAatacaaaatgaaaaaaaagttgaatggGCAGATGTAGGATGTGGATTTGGTGGATTATTAATGGCTTTAGCACCTATGTTTCCTGATACTTTAATGTTAG GTATGGAAATTCGAATGTCAGTTACGAAATATGTTACAGATCGTATAGCAGCTACACGTCAATATCAATCTATGTTACCATCTAATTCGACAGAAAGGGAAAATGGAGAATATCAAAACGTTTCTGTAATTAGAGCAAATGCTATGAAACATATTGGTAATTTCTTTGAAAAAGGTCAA TTATCCAAAAtattcttccttttcccGGATCCTCATTTCAAAAATCGAAAACAAAAAGCAAGGATTATAAC ACCAGGTCTTTTGGCTGAGTATGCATATGTTCTGAAGCCAGGAGGTATACTGTACACAGTAACAGATGTAAAAG ACCTACACGAATGGATGGCATTACACTTAAATAATCATCCATTATTTATACCTATCccaaatgaagaattaacAGGAGATGCAATTTTAGAAGCAGCTAGAACATCaactgaagaaggtaaaaaggTAGAGAGGAATAAAGGTGATAAGTGGGTAGCATGTTTCAGAAGGGCAGAGAATCCTGAGGATTAA
- a CDS encoding fructose-bisphosphate aldolase 1, with product MSAKGALSVVPAGVLSGDDTRKLFDYARDNKNVTSSSTVNASLEAAKAINSPIILQISQGGAAFFAGKAIANGNQEASIAGAVAAAHFIRAIAPSYGIPVVLHTDHCAKKLLPWFDGMLDADEAYFKEHGVPLFSSHMLDLSEEPKEENIKDCVFYFKRMAKMNQWLEMEIGITGGEEDGVDNTSVDNNSLYTQPEDIWDVYSALAAISPNFSIAAGFGNVHGVYKPGNVKLRPELLGKHQAYAAEQLKGEKGEKPLYLVFHGGSGSTKDEIKTAVVNGVVKMNVDTDIQFAYLSGVRDFVLKKADYLKTQVGNPEGADKPNKKQYDPRVWVREGEKTMVERVKEACIDLGNENRA from the exons ATGTCTGCTAAAGGTGCTCTTTCCGTTGTCCCA GCCGGTGTCCTCTCAGGTGACGACACTCGAAAACTCTTCGACTACGCTCGAGACAACAAA AATGTTACCTCTTCATCCACCGTCAATGCTTCCCTTGAAGCTGCTAAAGCCATCAACTCCCCAATCATCCTCCAAATCTCCCAAGGTGGTGCCGCCTTCTTCGCTGGTAAAGCCATAGCAAACGGTAACCAAGAGGCTTCCATTGCTGGTGCCGTTGCTGCCGCTCACTTCATCAGAGCTATTGCTCCATCTTACGGCAT TCCCGTCGTCCTCCACACCGACCACTGTGCCAAAAAACTTCTCCCATGGTTTGACGGTATGCTCGATGCTGATGAGGCTTACTTCAAAGAACATGGTGTACCTCTTTTCTC CTCCCACATGTTGGACTTGTCCGAGGAGCCCAAGGAGGAGAACATCAAGGACTGTGTTTTCTACTTCAAGCGAATGGCCAAGATGAACCAATGGCTTGAAATGGAAATCGGTATCACCggtggtgaagaagatggtgttGATAACACATCCGTCGACAACAACTCCCTTTACACTCAACCAGAAGACATCTGGGATGTCTACTCCGCTCTTGCTGCTATCTCCCCCAACTTCTCCATCGCCGCTGGTTTCGGTAACGTCCACGGTGTCTACAAGCCAGGAAACGTTAAGCTTAGACCTGAACTCCTCGGTAAACACCAAGCTTACGCCGCTGAGCAACTCAAGGGTGAGAAGGGTGAGAAGCCTTT GTACCTCGTCTTCCACGGTGGATCTGGTTCTACCAAAGATGAGATCAAGACTGCTGTCGTCAACGGTGTTGTCAAGATGAACGTTGACACTGATATTCAATTCGCCTACCTTTCCGGTGTTAGAGACTTTGTCCTCAAAAAGGCTGATTACCTTAAAACCCAAGTCGGAAACCCAGAAGGTGCTGACAAACCTAACAAGAAGCAATACGACCCTCGAGTCTGGGTCAGAGAGGGTGAGAAGACCATGGTTGAGCGAGTCAAGGAAGCTTGTATCGATCTTGGAAACGAGAACAGAGCTTAA